A section of the Citrus sinensis cultivar Valencia sweet orange chromosome 8, DVS_A1.0, whole genome shotgun sequence genome encodes:
- the LOC127899324 gene encoding uncharacterized protein LOC127899324, translating to MEVAVFEATILPTLRPDLLLCGVLQVMLHNCGVQLSAEQITWVNDGGNEPPPRTGGIQGPPTELNENDGRENDDDDEVYSTDGSRIDDTDDDDDDAGDDDQNEDNGADIMDDARGSSSDDETAEVDPQLLADTSDSDYDLGTTQLKDYIEVHAYKPGRNGKHRLRLGDVFDDVEHFRYVLGEVMVDKGFEITKVYNEPRRFYGKCKISECPWYVMGGKIRGKGGFAIKELQKKHECRQTGKSVAVNSKWIAKKIKSKVTVDPHVKISVLREFMLETYGVRIGDLKLYRARERARKDINGDHARGYEDLFQYAAVIHKYDPSAICKVLCDAVTRPEKVLFQRFFMAFPAQKNALNNGCRPYIGLDGCHLKSKYGGVLLAVVGMDANNGMVPLPLAVCEIDNTETWSWFLEILHSYFDNGLEQITFCSDRQKGLLGAIKITWPIAYHRPCARHIYANFCKEHHGVSLRNLFWRAVSSTNKFDYAIAMEKLKKEKLEAWQWLETELAGFTWSRHEYDKNCKVDRTTNNTSECFNSWILPHREKPCLTMLEEIRCMFMTLFTERKKEAQSWTNIPPRVKKELDAAYECGSKMNVMASGDLHFQVKDKGYYPARRFIVDLMSRSCDCGYWDLAGIPCTHAMAAISHARHTATEYLPKYFSKEAYLTTYAVMFKPIPDKVTWDPCDRPKLFPPEITKKIGRPKKGVSGLGESSNAARTSKRTKKVAVGGSQESFIAHRGRGGSGNRGRGGNKGRRGQRGNRARARGDGVRGRNRGQYEADNVSSNPTQGSQASQILDAVAGAEMGLLVGVEMA from the exons ATGGAAGTGGCAGTGTTTGAAGCCACAATTTTGCCAACCCTACGTCCTGATTTACTGCTTTGTGGGGTGTTACAAGTGATGCTACATAACTGTGGAGTGCAGTTATCTGCAGAGCAAATTACATGGGTGAATGATGGTGGAAATGAACCACCACCTAGGACTGGAGGCATACAAGGGCCACCAACAGAGTTGAATGAGAATGATGGACGTgagaatgatgatgatgatgaagtaTATTCAACTGATGGGAGTCGTATAGATGacactgatgatgatgatgatgatgctgGTGACGATGACCAAAATGAAGATAATGGTGCAGATATTATGGATGATGCTAGGGGTTCTAGTTCTGACGATGAAACAGCTGAAGTAGATCCTCAGTTGTTAGCAGACACATCAGATTCAGATTATGATTTGGGTACCACTCAGCTGAAGGATTACATTGAAGTGCATGCATATAAGCCAGGGCGTAATGGTAAACATAGGCTGAGGTTAGGAGATGTATTTGATGATGTTGAGCATTTTAGATATGTGTTAGGTGAAGTGATGGTGGATAAAGGCTTTGAAATTACAAAGGTGTACAATGAGCCTAGGAGATTTTACGGAAAATGCAAGATTAGTGAGTGTCCATGGTATGTGATGGGAGGTAAAATAAGGGGCAAGGGTGGATTTGCAATCAAAGAGTTGCAAAAGAAGCATGAATGTAGACAGACTGGAAAGTCAGTGGCTGTGAACAGTAAATGGAtagcaaagaaaattaagagcaAAGTTACTGTAGATCCTCATGTGAAGATTTCTGTTCTTCGTGAGTTTATGTTAGAGACTTATGGTGTGCGGATAGGGGATTTAAAACTATATAGGGCTAGAGAGAGGGCAAGAAAAGACATTAATGGAGATCATGCGAGGGGATACGaagatttgtttcaatatgCTGCAGTGATTCACAAGTATGATCCTAGTGCAATTTGTAAAGTGCTTTGTGATGCTGTAACTAGGCCTGAGAAAGTGTTGTTTCAGAGATTCTTTATGGCATTTCCGGCTCAAAAAAATGCCCTTAACAATGGCTGTAGGCCATATATCGGGTTGGATGGGTGTCACTTGAAATCAAAATATGGTGGAGTTCTATTAGCCGTTGTGGGTATGGATGCTAATAATGGAATGGTCCCATTACCATTAGCAGTGTGTGAGATAGATAATACTGAAACCTGGTCGTGGTTTTTAGAAATTCTGCATTCGTATTTTGATAATGGCTTGGAGCAGATTACATTTTGCTCAGATAGGCAAAAGGGTTTGTTGGGGGCCATTAAGATAACATGGCCTATTGCATATCACAGACCATGTGCTAGGCACATATATGCTAACTTCTGCAAAGAACATCATGGTGTTAGTTTGAGAAATCTGTTTTGGAGGGCTGTCAGTAGCACTAACAAGTTTGATTACGCTATTGCAATGGAAAAGCTCAAAAAAGAGAAGTTAGAGGCATGGCAGTGGCTGGAGACTGAGCTTGCTGGGTTTACTTGGTCAAGACATGAGTACGACAAGAATTGTAAGGTAGATCGTACAACTAACAACACTTCAGAGTGTTTTAATAGTTGGATATTACCCCACAGAGAGAAGCCTTGCTTGACCATGCTTGAAGAAATTAGATGCATGTTCATGACACTCTTcacagaaagaaaaaaagaagcacaATCTTGGACCAACATTCCACCTAGagtgaaaaaagaattggATGCTGCATATGAATGTGGAAGCAAGATGAATGTAATGGCTTCTGGGGATCTTCACTTTCAA gTTAAAGACAAGGGTTATTATCCAGCAAGGAGGTTCATTGTCGATCTCATGAGCAGGTCCTGTGATTGTGGCTATTGGGACCTAGCTGGAATCCCCTGTACTCATGCTATGGCTGCAATTAGTCATGCTAGACACACGGCAACAGAGTATCTACCAAAATACTTCAGCAAAGAGGCGTACTTGACCACATATGCAGTGATGTTCAAGCCAATTCCTGACAAAGTTACATGGGACCCTTGTGATAGGCCCAAGCTCTTTCCACCTGAGATTACCAAGAAGATTGGAAGACCAAAAAAG gGAGTTAGTGGGCTGGGAGAAAGTTCTAATGCAGCACGTACTTCAAAGAGGACAAAGAAAGTG gCTGTAGGTGGTTCACAGGAGAGCTTTATTGCTCATAGAGGAAGAGGAGGTAGTGGTAATAGAGGAAGAGGAGGGAATAAAGGCCGAAGGGGCCAACGGGGTAATAGAGCAAGAGCAAGAGGCGATGGAGTAAGAGGACGTAATAGAG GCCAATATGAAGCTGATAATGTTTCCTCGAATCCAACTCAAGGCTCACAAGCTTCACAGATATTAGATGCT GTTGCTGGGGCTGAAATGGGGTTGCTAGTTGGGGTTGAAATGGCCTGA
- the LOC102623523 gene encoding uncharacterized protein LOC102623523, which yields MATAPAASFANSLLSLNSHRPNPNASSISKPNTLSIQFDKKTNQQQQQHQRHARFTTFCSLDAEPKDSIEDKPIELRYQAFPTVMDINQIRDILPHRFPFLLVDRVIEYNPGVSAVAIKNVTINDNFFPGHFPERPIMPGVLMVEAMAQVGGLVMLQPEVGGSRENFFFAGIDKVRFRKPVIAGDTLVMRMTLVKLQKRFGIAKMEGKAYVGGEVVCEGEFLMATGS from the exons ATGGCTACTGCCCCTGCTGCTTCCTTTGCCAATTCACTTTTATCTCTCAATTCTCATCGACCAAATCCAAATGCCTCTTCTATTTCAAAACCCAACACTCTCTCCATCCAATTCGACAAGAAGACgaatcaacaacaacagcagcaCCAACGACATGCTCGTTTCACCACATTTTGTTCTTTGGACGCTGAACCCAAAGATTCCATCGAAGATAAACCCATCGAACTTC GGTACCAGGCATTTCCTACAGTGATGGACATTAACCAGATTCGTGACATTTTGCCACACAG GTTCCCATTTCTTTTGGTGGATAGAGTTATTGAATACAATCCAGGAGTTTCAGCTGTTGCTATTAAGAATGTTACTATTAATGATAACTTCTTTCCTGGCCATTTTCCTGAGAGGCCAATTATGCCCGGTGTTCTCATGGTTgag GCAATGGCACAGGTTGGTGGCTTGGTTATGCTGCAACCAGAAGTGGGAGGCTCTCgtgaaaatttcttctttgctgGAATTGATAAAGTAAGATTCAGGAAACCAGTGATTGCAGGTGACACTTTGGTCATGAGAATGACACTTGTCAAGCTACAGAAACGCTTCGGAATAGCAAAGATGGAAGGGAAAGCTTATGTGGGAGGTGAAGTGGTCTGCGAGGGTGAGTTTTTGATGGCTACCGGTAGTTAA